One genomic window of Struthio camelus isolate bStrCam1 chromosome 1, bStrCam1.hap1, whole genome shotgun sequence includes the following:
- the LOC138066833 gene encoding histone H4 → MSGRGKGGKGLGKGGAKRHRKVLRDNIQGITKPAIRRLARRGGVKRISGLIYEETRGVLKVFLENVIRDAVTYTEHAKRKTVTAMDVVYALKRQGRTLYGFGG, encoded by the coding sequence ATGTCCGGCAGAGGCAAGGGCGGGAAGGGGCTCGGCAAGGGGGGCGCCAAGCGCCACCGCAAGGTGCTGCGCGACAACATCCAGGGCATCACCAAGCCGGCCATCCGCcgcctggcgcggcgcggcggcgtcaAGCGCATCTCGGGGCTCATCTACGAGGAGACGCGCGGCGTGCTCAAGGTCTTCCTGGAGAACGTCATCCGCGACGCCGTCACCTACACGGAGCACGCCAAGCGCAAGACGGTCACGGCCATGGACGTGGTCTACGCGCTCAAGCGCCAGGGACGCACCCTCTACGGCTTCGGCGgctga
- the LOC104145805 gene encoding histone H1.01 yields the protein MSETAPVAAPDVAATAAAPAKAAAKKPKKAAGGSKARKPSGPSVTELITKAVSASKERKGLSLAALKKALAAGGYDVEKSNSRIKLGLKSLVSKGTLVQTKGTGASGSFKLNKKPGETKEKAPKKRAAAAKPKKPAAKKPASAAKKPKKAAAVKKSPKKAKKPAAAAAKKAAKSPKKAAKAAKPKKAAKSPAKAKAVKPKPAKPKATKPKAAKAKKAAPKKK from the coding sequence ATGTCGGAGACCGCTCCCGTCGCCGCGCCCGATgtggccgccaccgccgctgccccggctAAAGCGGCCGCCAAGAAGCCGAAgaaggcggcgggcggctccaAAGCCCGCAAGCCCTCGGGCCCCAGCGTCACCGAGCTGATCACCAAGGCCGTGTCCGCCTCCAAGGAGCGCAAGGGGCTCTCGCTGGCCGCGCTCAAGAAGGCGCTGGCCGCCGGCGGCTACGACGTGGAGAAGAGTAACAGCCGCATCAAGCTGGGGCTCAAGAGCCTCGTCAGTAAGGGCACCCTGGTGCAGACCAAGGGCACCGGCGCCTCCGGCTCTTTCAAGCTGAACAAGAAGCCGGGCGAGACCAAAGAAAAAGCCCCGAAGAAGCGGGCAGCGGCAGCCAAGCCCAAGAAGCCGGCGGCCAAGAAGCCCGCGAGCGCCGCCAAGAAGCCCAAGAAGGCGGCGGCGGTGAAGAAGAGCCCCAAGAAGGCGAAgaagccggcggccgccgcggccaagAAAGCGGCCAAGAGCCCCAAGAAGGCGGCCAAGGCTGCGAAGCCCAAGAAGGCAGCGAAGAGCCCGGCCAAGGCGAAGGCGGTGAAGCCCAAGCCTGCCAAGCCCAAGGCGACCAAGCCTAAGGCGGCCAAGGCGAAGAAGGCGGCGCCCAAGAAGAAGTGA
- the LOC138066836 gene encoding histone H3, protein MARTKQTARKSTGGKAPRKQLATKAARKSAPATGGVKKPHRYRPGTVALREIRRYQKSTELLIRKLPFQRLVREIAQDFKTDLRFQSSAVMALQEASEAYLVGLFEDTNLCAIHAKRVTIMPKDIQLARRIRGERA, encoded by the coding sequence ATGGCGCGGACGAAGCAGACGGCGCGTAAGTCGACGGGCGGGAAGGCGCCGCGCAAGCAGCTGGCCACCAAGGCGGCCCGCAAGAGCGCGCCGGCCACGGGCGGCGTGAAGAAGCCGCACCGCTACCGGCCCGGCACGGTGGCGCTGCGCGAGATCCGGCGCTACCAGAAGTCGACGGAGCTGCTGATCCGCAAGCTGCCCTTCCAGCGCCTGGTGCGCGAGATCGCGCAGGACTTCAAGACGGACCTGCGCTTCCAGAGCTCGGCCGTCATGGCGCTGCAGGAGGCCAGCGAGGCCTACCTGGTGGGGCTCTTCGAGGACACCAACCTCTGCGCCATCCACGCCAAGCGCGTCACCATCATGCCCAAGGACATCCAGCTCGCCCGCCGCATCCGCGGCGAGCGCGCCTGa
- the LOC138066832 gene encoding histone H3, with protein MARTKQTARKSTGGKAPRKQLATKAARKSAPATGGVKKPHRYRPGTVALREIRRYQKSTELLIRKLPFQRLVREIAQDFKTDLRFQSSAVMALQEASEAYLVGLFEDTNLCAIHAKRVTIMPKDIQLARRIRGERA; from the coding sequence ATGGCGCGGACGAAGCAGACGGCGCGTAAGTCGACGGGCGGGAAGGCGCCGCGCAAGCAGCTGGCCACCAAGGCGGCCCGCAAGAGCGCGCCGGCCACGGGCGGCGTGAAGAAGCCGCACCGCTACCGGCCCGGCACGGTGGCGCTGCGCGAGATCCGGCGCTACCAGAAGTCGACGGAGCTGCTGATCCGCAAGCTGCCCTTCCAGCGCCTGGTGCGCGAGATCGCGCAGGACTTCAAGACGGACCTGCGCTTCCAGAGCTCGGCCGTCATGGCGCTGCAGGAGGCCAGCGAGGCCTACCTGGTGGGGCTCTTCGAGGACACCAACCTCTGCGCCATCCACGCCAAGCGCGTCACCATCATGCCCAAGGACATCCAGCTCGCCCGCCGCATCCGCGGCGAGCGCGCCTGA
- the LOC138065782 gene encoding histone H2A type 2-C: protein MSGRGKQGGKARAKAKSRSSRAGLQFPVGRVHRLLRKGNYAERVGAGAPVYLAAVLEYLTAEILELAGNAARDNKKTRIIPRHLQLAIRNDEELNKLLGKVTIAQGGVLPNIQAVLLPKKTESHKAKSK from the coding sequence atgtcgGGGCGCGGGAAGCAGGGCGGCAAGGCGCGGGCCAAGGCCAAGTCGCGCTCGTCGCGGGCCGGGCTGCAGTTCCCCGTGGGCCGCGTGCACCGGCTGCTGCGCAAGGGCAACTACGCGGAGCGGGTGGGCGCCGGCGCGCCCGTGTACCTGGCGGCCGTGCTGGAGTACCTGACGGCCGAGATCCTGGAGCTGGCGGGCAACGCGGCGCGCGACAACAAGAAGACGCGCATCATCCCCCGCCACCTGCAGCTCGCCATCCGCAACGACGAGGAGCTCAACAAGCTGCTGGGCAAGGTGACCATCGCGCAGGGCGGCGTGCTGCCCAACATCCAGGCCGTGCTGCTGCCCAAGAAGACCGAGAGCCACAAGGCCAAGAGCAAGTAA
- the LOC104145808 gene encoding histone H4, translating into MSGRGKGGKGLGKGGAKRHRKVLRDNIQGITKPAIRRLARRGGVKRISGLIYEETRGVLKVFLENVIRDAVTYTEHAKRKTVTAMDVVYALKRQGRTLYGFGG; encoded by the coding sequence ATGTCTGGCAGAGGCAAGGGCGGGAAGGGGCTCGGCAAGGGGGGCGCCAAGCGCCACCGCAAGGTGCTGCGCGACAACATCCAGGGCATCACCAAGCCGGCCATCCGCcgcctggcgcggcgcggcggcgtcaAGCGCATCTCGGGGCTCATCTACGAGGAGACGCGCGGCGTGCTCAAGGTCTTCCTGGAGAACGTCATCCGCGACGCCGTCACCTACACGGAGCACGCCAAGCGCAAGACGGTCACGGCCATGGACGTGGTCTACGCGCTCAAGCGCCAGGGACGCACCCTCTACGGCTTCGGCGgctga
- the LOC138066837 gene encoding histone H4 has translation MSGRGKGGKGLGKGGAKRHRKVLRDNIQGITKPAIRRLARRGGVKRISGLIYEETRGVLKVFLENVIRDAVTYTEHAKRKTVTAMDVVYALKRQGRTLYGFGG, from the coding sequence ATGTCTGGCAGAGGCAAGGGCGGGAAGGGGCTCGGCAAAGGGGGCGCCAAGCGCCACCGCAAGGTGCTGCGCGACAACATCCAGGGCATCACCAAGCCGGCCATCCGCcgcctggcgcggcgcggcggcgtcaAGCGCATCTCGGGGCTCATCTACGAGGAGACGCGCGGCGTGCTCAAGGTCTTCCTGGAGAACGTCATCCGCGACGCCGTCACCTACACGGAGCACGCCAAGCGCAAGACGGTCACGGCCATGGACGTGGTCTACGCGCTCAAGCGCCAGGGACGCACCCTCTACGGCTTCGGCGGctga
- the LOC138066841 gene encoding histone H3 has translation MARTKQTARKSTGGKAPRKQLATKAARKSAPATGGVKKPHRYRPGTVALREIRRYQKSTELLIRKLPFQRLVREIAQDFKTDLRFQSSAVMALQEASEAYLVGLFEDTNLCAIHAKRVTIMPKDIQLARRIRGERA, from the coding sequence ATGGCGCGGACGAAGCAGACGGCGCGTAAGTCGACGGGCGGGAAGGCGCCGCGCAAGCAGCTGGCCACCAAGGCGGCCCGCAAGAGCGCGCCGGCCACGGGCGGCGTGAAGAAGCCGCACCGCTACCGGCCCGGCACGGTGGCGCTGCGCGAGATCCGGCGCTACCAGAAGTCGACGGAGCTGCTGATCCGCAAGCTGCCCTTCCAGCGCCTGGTGCGCGAGATCGCGCAGGACTTCAAGACGGACCTGCGCTTCCAGAGCTCGGCCGTCATGGCGCTGCAGGAGGCCAGCGAGGCCTACCTGGTGGGGCTCTTCGAGGACACCAACCTCTGCGCCATCCACGCCAAGCGCGTCACCATCATGCCCAAGGACATCCAGCTCGCCCGCCGCATCCGCGGCGAGCGTGCATAA